A single region of the Microbulbifer sp. MKSA007 genome encodes:
- a CDS encoding NAD(P)/FAD-dependent oxidoreductase, with translation MEILDTVIVGAGILGLACAYKLSLSGHKVMVLEQHTAIGTETSARNSEVIHAGLYYPTNSLKARACVSGKSMLYQFCQEYAVPHKQIGKLVVATDKAQLPQLRALKAQGDANNAGGLRLLNVKEALSMEPELQCAGAIYSPTTGIIDSHRLMLALEGAIESKEGEIVLASKVTRIEISAEACQLIMEDGYRLKTRNLILAAGLHTSSLMGTVNSEAIKREIPITYFVKGSYFTQSSKVPFSHLIYPLPESAGLGIHLTLDLAGGARFGPDVEWIKTINYQVDPDKREKFYSSIRRYWPGLESDTLQPGYAGIRPKIVPQGTPAGDFQVYHKKLNNHSRLVAFFGIESPGLTSSLYLGKVVSEIIG, from the coding sequence ATGGAGATATTAGACACAGTGATAGTCGGGGCAGGCATATTGGGGCTTGCCTGTGCCTACAAGTTGAGCCTCTCTGGCCACAAAGTGATGGTGCTGGAACAACACACTGCTATTGGAACTGAAACCAGCGCGCGCAATAGTGAGGTTATTCACGCAGGGCTCTACTACCCGACGAACAGCTTGAAAGCCCGCGCCTGTGTCAGCGGTAAATCCATGCTGTACCAATTTTGCCAGGAATACGCGGTTCCCCATAAACAGATCGGCAAACTGGTAGTCGCCACAGATAAAGCACAGCTGCCGCAACTCCGAGCCCTCAAAGCCCAGGGGGATGCGAACAACGCCGGGGGACTTCGTTTACTGAACGTTAAAGAGGCTCTATCTATGGAGCCAGAGTTACAGTGTGCCGGGGCCATCTACTCACCAACGACGGGCATTATCGACAGCCACAGACTGATGCTGGCTCTTGAGGGCGCCATAGAATCCAAGGAAGGGGAAATCGTACTCGCAAGTAAAGTCACACGAATTGAAATATCTGCCGAAGCTTGCCAGCTGATTATGGAAGATGGTTACCGATTGAAAACCCGTAATCTAATTTTGGCCGCAGGCCTTCACACCAGCTCACTGATGGGCACAGTAAATAGCGAAGCTATAAAACGAGAAATTCCCATCACGTATTTTGTTAAGGGCAGCTACTTTACTCAGTCAAGTAAGGTGCCTTTTTCACACTTAATTTACCCTCTACCTGAAAGCGCCGGTCTGGGTATTCACCTCACTCTGGATTTAGCTGGAGGGGCGCGGTTTGGGCCGGATGTGGAGTGGATTAAAACCATTAACTACCAAGTAGATCCGGACAAGCGGGAAAAATTCTATAGCAGTATCCGTCGCTACTGGCCCGGTTTAGAAAGCGACACATTGCAGCCTGGCTATGCCGGTATTCGCCCCAAGATTGTTCCCCAAGGAACCCCCGCTGGTGATTTTCAGGTTTACCATAAGAAACTCAACAACCATTCTCGGCTAGTGGCGTTCTTTGGTATTGAATCTCCAGGTCTAACTTCTTCACTATATCTGGGAAAGGTGGTTTCAGAAATTATTGGCTAA
- the nadA gene encoding quinolinate synthase NadA produces the protein MTHKSIAADKVDSRSLVQAHLAEPVMSQYSEEELQEWRERIKRLLKEQNAVLVAHYYTDPLIQALAEETGGCVSDSLEMARFGAQHSADTLVVAGVKFMGETAKILTPNKKVLMPTLEATCSLDLGCPPQEFSDFCDQHPDRTVVVYANTSAAVKARADWVVTSSIALDVVDHLDANGEKILWAPDKHLGGYVQRETGADVLLWDGSCIVHEEFKAKGVEDLKALYPDAVVLVHPESPASVVALADVVGSTSQIINAAKTRPEKRFIVATDQGIFYKMQQECPDKELMVAPTAGAGATCRSCANCPWMAMNSLENLCGVLERGDNEIFVDPELGRKAMIPLQRMLDFRKG, from the coding sequence ATGACTCATAAGTCCATTGCCGCAGACAAGGTAGATTCTCGCTCTTTGGTGCAAGCGCACCTGGCGGAGCCGGTAATGTCTCAATATAGCGAAGAAGAGCTGCAAGAATGGCGCGAGCGCATCAAGCGCTTGTTGAAAGAACAGAATGCAGTATTGGTCGCACACTACTATACCGATCCTTTGATTCAGGCCCTCGCGGAGGAAACCGGCGGCTGCGTTTCTGACTCATTGGAAATGGCCCGTTTTGGCGCTCAGCACTCGGCGGACACTCTGGTAGTGGCCGGGGTAAAGTTTATGGGTGAGACCGCTAAGATCCTTACCCCTAACAAGAAAGTACTGATGCCGACCCTTGAGGCAACCTGCTCCCTGGATCTCGGCTGCCCCCCACAGGAGTTCTCTGACTTTTGCGATCAGCATCCGGACCGCACCGTGGTGGTTTACGCTAATACTTCTGCTGCGGTAAAAGCTAGGGCGGACTGGGTGGTGACCTCGAGTATTGCGCTGGATGTAGTGGATCACCTGGATGCCAATGGCGAAAAAATCCTTTGGGCACCTGACAAACACCTCGGCGGCTATGTCCAGCGGGAAACCGGCGCGGATGTACTGTTATGGGATGGTTCCTGTATTGTGCATGAAGAGTTTAAGGCCAAGGGGGTTGAGGACTTAAAGGCCCTCTACCCGGATGCTGTGGTTCTAGTGCATCCTGAATCTCCCGCCTCTGTGGTAGCCCTGGCCGATGTGGTGGGTTCTACCTCGCAGATTATTAATGCTGCCAAGACCCGCCCTGAGAAGCGCTTTATTGTGGCTACCGACCAGGGCATTTTCTACAAGATGCAGCAGGAGTGCCCAGACAAGGAGCTTATGGTAGCGCCAACCGCCGGTGCTGGAGCCACTTGCCGCAGCTGTGCTAATTGCCCCTGGATGGCGATGAACTCTCTGGAGAACCTCTGCGGTGTACTGGAGCGCGGGGATAATGAGATCTTTGTGGACCCGGAACTGGGGCGCAAGGCGATGATCCCGCTACAGCGGATGTTGGATTTCCGCAAAGGTTAG
- a CDS encoding M48 family metalloprotease: MTDSKNSLLHRTRPPAILHRLRAGLRSLGMGLLLGAVPFAAIADSDEIRLPELGDRTSGVVSHTQEKELGQMWLRIFRSQVRTSSDALIQQFVEGMVKELAEYSPLEDKEIDVVVVNNKTMNAFAVPGGVMGVHTGLFLFAEREDQFASVVAHELGHLSQRHYARSLEAQRNSTIPTLAGMLGALVLAATAGGEAGIAAMSATQAAALDNQLRFSRKNEQEADRVGIDTLAKSGRDPEAAGEMFEQMLKATRYYQRPPEFLLTHPVTEKRIADAKLRAQRMEKVAPSEDLDYHLMRARVRLATEPTPQQAVKRFSAELNGINDNEDAARYGLALAQVAAGRPDSALDTLQPLLDKTPSKAAYVLARADIDLVREDYSSATKRLQWALDRNPGDHALIMGLANAHFKAGNYLAAERLLAKYSRTRKKDPAVWYLLAETHGLAGDIVGVHEARAEYYILNGIFDKAIQHLRHGIRMSKDDYQVNAILEQRLKDVLKMQERIEEL, translated from the coding sequence ATGACTGATTCCAAAAACAGCCTGCTTCACCGAACGCGCCCCCCAGCTATCCTCCACCGACTTCGCGCAGGACTGCGAAGCCTGGGTATGGGGTTGTTACTCGGCGCAGTCCCGTTTGCTGCCATAGCGGACAGTGATGAAATCCGCCTCCCGGAGCTCGGTGACAGAACCAGCGGTGTCGTATCGCACACCCAGGAAAAAGAACTGGGGCAGATGTGGCTGCGTATTTTTCGCAGTCAGGTTCGCACCTCTAGTGATGCCCTGATTCAGCAATTTGTCGAGGGCATGGTCAAGGAATTGGCCGAGTACAGCCCACTGGAAGACAAAGAAATTGATGTTGTTGTAGTAAACAACAAAACCATGAACGCCTTTGCAGTCCCCGGTGGAGTCATGGGGGTCCATACCGGCCTGTTTCTGTTTGCAGAGCGTGAAGACCAGTTTGCATCGGTAGTTGCCCACGAATTGGGCCACCTCAGCCAGCGGCACTACGCCCGCTCCCTGGAAGCACAGCGCAACAGTACAATTCCCACCCTGGCCGGTATGCTCGGTGCCCTGGTTCTGGCAGCTACCGCCGGTGGTGAAGCGGGAATAGCAGCTATGAGCGCGACCCAGGCTGCAGCCCTGGATAACCAACTGCGATTCAGCCGCAAGAATGAGCAAGAGGCAGATAGGGTCGGTATCGATACCCTGGCCAAATCCGGTCGCGATCCAGAGGCCGCCGGTGAAATGTTCGAGCAAATGCTCAAGGCCACACGTTACTACCAGCGCCCGCCAGAGTTTCTCCTGACCCACCCCGTTACAGAAAAGCGTATTGCCGATGCCAAGTTGCGCGCTCAGCGTATGGAAAAAGTGGCTCCCAGCGAGGACCTGGATTATCACCTGATGCGTGCCCGGGTACGGCTCGCCACAGAACCAACGCCGCAGCAAGCAGTAAAACGCTTTAGCGCAGAGCTGAATGGTATTAATGACAATGAGGATGCGGCCCGTTACGGCCTCGCCCTGGCCCAAGTAGCCGCAGGCAGGCCCGATTCAGCGCTGGACACCCTGCAGCCCCTGTTAGACAAGACCCCCTCAAAAGCAGCCTATGTGTTGGCCCGAGCAGATATCGATCTGGTCCGAGAAGACTACAGCAGTGCCACCAAGCGCCTGCAGTGGGCCCTCGATCGCAATCCGGGAGACCACGCCTTAATCATGGGCCTCGCCAATGCCCACTTTAAAGCCGGTAACTACCTGGCTGCAGAACGCCTGCTGGCGAAATATAGCCGTACGCGGAAGAAAGACCCGGCAGTATGGTATCTACTGGCGGAGACTCACGGATTGGCCGGAGATATTGTTGGCGTGCACGAGGCCAGGGCCGAGTATTACATCCTCAACGGCATATTCGACAAGGCTATTCAACACCTGCGCCATGGAATTCGCATGTCAAAAGACGATTACCAGGTCAATGCCATCCTGGAACAGCGCCTCAAAGATGTACTGAAAATGCAGGAAAGAATCGAAGAGCTGTAA
- a CDS encoding sulfurtransferase TusA family protein produces the protein MTKKAMSVTSSTNQPDTQIPNWDAATIVDARNLPCPQPLLTMRRALREYPEGTLLCVLATDEGSWRDFHSFASLSGRSLLRAERRNNTFQYWLYAGK, from the coding sequence GTGACTAAAAAGGCAATGTCAGTAACTTCTTCTACCAATCAGCCCGATACCCAGATACCGAACTGGGACGCGGCCACTATTGTGGATGCAAGAAATCTGCCCTGCCCACAACCGTTACTGACCATGCGCCGGGCATTGCGGGAATACCCAGAGGGAACGCTGCTTTGTGTGCTGGCCACTGATGAAGGGTCCTGGCGAGACTTCCACAGTTTTGCGTCTTTAAGTGGCCGGTCCCTGCTCCGCGCTGAGCGACGTAATAATACCTTTCAATATTGGCTGTACGCTGGCAAATGA
- a CDS encoding AI-2E family transporter: protein MLSIVKGWVNRYFSQEEVVLLVLILTLALVVLATLGAVLAPVFTALVIAFLMQGMVQKLKSWRVPHWLAVTLSCLVLVGTIVALLFVVLPIIWRQLVRLGAELPNMVQRGQELLLLLPERYPRLISAGQIDEIFNTLGSELGGLGQTLLAFSLTNLPIFAGLLIYVVVVPILVFFFLKDAEQLIRWCTSFLPKERPMLHQIWHEMNDQVANYVRGKVIEIGIVAAVSYAAFLLLGVNYALLLAVAVGFSVLIPYIGAAVVTIPVAAIGLFQWGWSNEFLYLMVTYGIIQLLDGNVLVPLLFSEAVNLHPVAIILAVLFFGGIWGFWGVFFAIPLATLLKAIMSAWPTHEHQVEWEARRSSE, encoded by the coding sequence ATGTTATCGATTGTAAAAGGCTGGGTGAACCGCTACTTCAGTCAGGAAGAAGTGGTGCTTCTGGTTTTAATATTGACCCTGGCCCTGGTGGTCCTGGCGACTCTGGGCGCTGTGCTGGCCCCGGTATTCACCGCGCTGGTGATCGCCTTCCTGATGCAGGGTATGGTGCAAAAGCTGAAGTCTTGGCGTGTGCCACACTGGCTGGCGGTTACCCTGTCCTGCTTGGTGTTGGTGGGTACTATTGTGGCTCTGTTATTTGTGGTACTACCTATTATCTGGCGTCAGTTGGTGCGGCTTGGGGCAGAGTTGCCCAATATGGTGCAGCGCGGCCAAGAACTATTATTGTTACTCCCTGAGCGCTACCCACGATTAATTTCAGCCGGACAGATCGATGAAATCTTCAATACCCTTGGCAGCGAATTGGGCGGCCTGGGACAGACACTGCTGGCCTTCTCCCTTACCAATCTACCCATTTTTGCCGGCTTGCTGATTTACGTTGTAGTGGTGCCGATCCTGGTGTTCTTCTTCCTTAAGGATGCGGAACAGTTGATCCGCTGGTGCACCTCTTTCCTGCCCAAAGAGCGGCCCATGCTCCACCAGATTTGGCATGAGATGAATGATCAGGTGGCCAATTATGTACGCGGTAAGGTAATAGAAATTGGCATTGTGGCTGCTGTCAGTTATGCCGCCTTCCTGTTACTGGGGGTGAACTACGCCCTGTTGCTGGCGGTAGCTGTGGGTTTCAGTGTGTTGATTCCTTATATCGGTGCAGCGGTTGTCACTATCCCCGTTGCGGCTATTGGGCTTTTCCAGTGGGGGTGGAGTAATGAGTTTCTCTACCTGATGGTGACTTACGGCATCATCCAACTGCTCGATGGCAACGTACTGGTACCACTGCTGTTTTCTGAGGCAGTTAACCTGCACCCGGTTGCTATTATCCTCGCGGTATTGTTCTTTGGCGGCATCTGGGGCTTCTGGGGCGTCTTCTTTGCAATTCCCCTGGCGACCTTGCTCAAGGCCATTATGAGTGCCTGGCCCACCCATGAGCACCAGGTGGAATGGGAGGCCCGGCGAAGCTCGGAGTAA
- a CDS encoding phosphoribosylaminoimidazolesuccinocarboxamide synthase: MSLADKVLAVNNDLPIRTDKPIHSGKVRSVYWLSEEDSRRLIEEKGYPVSPDTPLAVMVISDRISAFDCIWTGEGGMRGVPGKGAALNAISNHWFKLFKEQGLADSHILDIPHPLVWIVQKARPVMIEAIARQYITGSMWRSYEKGEREFCGIEIADGLQKDQKLPELLITPSSKGILKGIPGVPEADDVNVTRKNIKDNFEAFGFRNAGDIDLYEKLLKEGFDLISAELEKLDQIFVDTKFEFGYVTDANGEEKLIYMDEVGTPDSSRIWDGEQYRAGKVVEKSKEGFRQALLNYFPDADILLNKDRMDERSALARDNELPESMLMDLSNTYIGIAEKIIGTKLEISDNPKEELLEVLRKDYGLVD; the protein is encoded by the coding sequence ATGAGCCTGGCTGACAAAGTTCTAGCGGTCAATAATGACCTGCCGATCCGCACCGACAAGCCTATCCACAGTGGCAAGGTCCGTTCCGTATACTGGCTGAGCGAAGAAGACAGCCGTCGCCTGATTGAGGAGAAGGGCTACCCGGTTTCTCCTGATACCCCACTTGCGGTAATGGTGATTTCCGATCGCATCTCCGCGTTCGACTGTATCTGGACTGGCGAAGGCGGTATGCGTGGCGTACCAGGCAAGGGCGCAGCACTAAATGCTATTTCCAACCACTGGTTCAAGCTGTTTAAAGAGCAGGGCCTCGCCGATAGCCACATTCTGGATATCCCGCACCCGCTGGTGTGGATCGTACAGAAGGCGCGCCCGGTTATGATCGAGGCGATCGCCCGTCAGTACATCACCGGCTCCATGTGGCGCTCCTATGAGAAGGGTGAGCGGGAGTTCTGTGGTATCGAGATTGCCGATGGCTTGCAGAAGGATCAGAAGCTGCCTGAATTGCTCATTACCCCCTCCAGCAAAGGTATTCTCAAGGGTATCCCCGGCGTGCCGGAAGCGGACGATGTCAATGTCACCCGCAAGAATATCAAAGACAATTTCGAAGCCTTCGGCTTCCGCAATGCAGGCGATATCGACCTGTACGAGAAGTTGCTGAAAGAAGGTTTTGATTTGATTTCCGCAGAGTTGGAAAAGCTCGACCAGATCTTTGTCGATACCAAGTTTGAATTCGGCTATGTCACCGATGCCAATGGTGAAGAGAAGCTGATTTATATGGATGAGGTGGGTACCCCGGACTCCTCCCGTATCTGGGACGGCGAACAGTATCGCGCGGGTAAGGTTGTGGAGAAATCCAAAGAAGGTTTCCGTCAGGCCCTGCTCAACTACTTCCCCGATGCCGATATCCTGCTGAACAAAGATCGCATGGATGAGCGCTCGGCTCTGGCTCGTGATAACGAGCTGCCAGAATCTATGCTGATGGATCTCTCTAATACTTATATTGGTATTGCTGAGAAGATTATTGGTACGAAACTTGAGATATCTGATAATCCCAAAGAGGAATTGCTTGAAGTTCTCCGCAAGGATTACGGTCTGGTCGACTAA
- a CDS encoding class GN sortase has translation MARSLLFMLCLGTGLWQLGSASWLLAKAELAQVLINSAWEEQLQGGALQKPWPWADTWPVAKLKLEGQSPLIVLSGGSGQALAFGPGLLAGSGNPGEPRTTVIAAHRDTHFAGLERVRRGTSIYLQDKRGRWHTYRVAEMRIVDSERERLPIFAERGLLLVTCYPFNALAAGGPLRYLVYAEYQPGGELVQL, from the coding sequence GTGGCTCGCTCACTGCTCTTTATGCTTTGCTTGGGAACGGGGTTGTGGCAGTTGGGCTCCGCCAGCTGGCTTCTGGCCAAGGCAGAATTGGCCCAAGTGTTGATTAATAGTGCTTGGGAAGAACAGCTACAGGGCGGGGCTCTGCAAAAGCCCTGGCCCTGGGCGGACACCTGGCCAGTGGCCAAGTTAAAGTTGGAAGGGCAGTCGCCATTAATTGTTCTCAGCGGCGGTAGTGGCCAGGCGTTGGCTTTCGGCCCTGGTCTCTTAGCTGGGTCCGGCAACCCTGGTGAGCCTCGCACCACGGTTATTGCCGCACACCGGGATACTCACTTTGCGGGATTAGAGCGTGTCAGGCGGGGTACCTCCATTTACCTGCAGGATAAACGCGGACGCTGGCATACTTATCGGGTTGCGGAAATGCGAATTGTGGACAGTGAGAGAGAGCGTTTGCCGATCTTTGCCGAGCGGGGTTTATTGCTGGTGACTTGTTACCCCTTTAATGCCCTGGCGGCTGGTGGCCCGCTGCGTTACTTGGTCTACGCTGAATATCAACCCGGTGGGGAGCTGGTTCAGCTGTGA
- the aceE gene encoding pyruvate dehydrogenase (acetyl-transferring), homodimeric type translates to MHEDTDNLETQEWLDALQAVIRYSGKERAAFLLKQLSDRATDVGVQLPAAITTPYRNSIPPNAEKRMPGDLFMERRIRSLIRWNALAMVVRANQNDDGLGGHISSFSSAATLYDVGFNYFFRGNEGEERGDLIFFQGHSAPGIYARSYLEGRFDEEQLDNFRREVNGNGLSSYPHPWLMPEYWQFPTVSMGLGPIQAIYQAHIMRYLSARGLSPRGDRKVWAFLGDGECDEPETLGAISLAGREQLENLVFVVNCNLQRLDGPVRGNGKIVQELEGVFRGAGWNVVKVLWGRLWDPLLEKDDKGLLQKVMDEVVDGEMQNFKANGGAYTREHFFGKYPELLELVKDMSDDEIMKLNRGGHDPYKVYAAYAAAMAHKGQPTVILAQTVKGYGLGSAGEAAMDTHSVKKLDLDSLKRFRDRFAIPLTDKELEEVPYYRPSPDSPEMKYMAERRKALGGPVPRRPVECPKLEVPGLDAFSALTKGSGEREISTTMAFVRAIAALVKDKNIGKNIAPIVPDEARTFGMEGLFRQLGIYSSQGQRYTPVDHGQIMYYKEDKKGQVLEEGINEAGAMSTWMALATAYSNHGVPMVPFYIYYSMFGFQRIGDLAWAAGDMQARGFLIGATAGRTTLNGEGLQHQDGHSHVLSSTIPNCRSYDPAYGYELAVVMQRGLKEMYEEQKNLFYYITIENENYLQPEMPQGVEEGIIRGIYKLQSNVKKGAKGKAAKKHVQLIGGGTILREVLAAADILADQFGVTSDVWSLTSAVESAREGQDVARWNMLHPEAEPRKAWITEQFEGNTSPVIASTDYIRSYVEPLREFIDGELTTLGTDGFGRSDSREQLRRFFEVDRNYVVIAALNGLAKQGVIDAKEVAEAIVKLNIDAEKVNPRIS, encoded by the coding sequence ATGCACGAAGATACCGATAACCTCGAAACGCAGGAGTGGCTGGACGCGCTGCAAGCGGTTATCCGCTATAGCGGCAAAGAACGCGCAGCCTTCCTCCTGAAGCAGCTGTCTGACCGCGCTACCGATGTAGGCGTACAATTGCCTGCGGCAATCACCACTCCCTATCGCAATTCCATTCCGCCCAATGCGGAAAAGCGTATGCCTGGCGACTTATTTATGGAGCGCCGCATTCGCTCCCTGATTCGCTGGAATGCCCTGGCGATGGTGGTACGTGCCAACCAGAATGACGATGGCCTCGGTGGCCATATTTCCAGTTTCTCCTCTGCGGCGACACTCTACGATGTGGGCTTTAACTACTTCTTCCGTGGCAATGAGGGGGAGGAGCGCGGCGACCTGATTTTCTTCCAGGGCCACAGCGCGCCGGGTATTTATGCTCGCTCCTACTTGGAAGGGCGTTTCGATGAAGAGCAGCTGGACAACTTCCGCCGCGAAGTGAACGGCAATGGCCTGTCCTCCTACCCGCACCCCTGGTTGATGCCAGAGTACTGGCAGTTCCCCACGGTCTCCATGGGATTGGGGCCGATCCAGGCGATTTACCAGGCGCACATTATGCGCTACCTATCTGCCCGTGGCCTGTCCCCGCGCGGCGATCGCAAAGTGTGGGCTTTTCTTGGTGACGGTGAGTGTGACGAGCCGGAAACCCTGGGCGCAATTTCCCTGGCCGGCCGCGAGCAACTGGAAAACCTGGTGTTTGTGGTTAACTGTAACCTGCAGCGTCTGGACGGCCCGGTACGCGGCAACGGTAAGATCGTGCAGGAGCTGGAAGGCGTATTCCGCGGTGCCGGTTGGAATGTTGTCAAAGTACTCTGGGGTCGCCTATGGGATCCGCTGCTGGAGAAAGATGACAAAGGCCTGTTGCAGAAAGTCATGGACGAAGTTGTCGATGGCGAGATGCAGAACTTCAAGGCCAACGGCGGCGCTTATACCCGCGAGCACTTCTTCGGCAAATACCCGGAGTTGCTGGAGCTGGTTAAGGATATGTCCGACGATGAGATTATGAAGCTCAATCGCGGCGGCCACGATCCTTACAAGGTATACGCAGCTTACGCGGCGGCGATGGCCCATAAAGGCCAGCCCACCGTGATCCTGGCGCAGACCGTTAAAGGTTACGGCTTGGGCTCCGCCGGTGAAGCGGCGATGGATACCCATTCTGTGAAGAAGCTGGATCTGGATTCTCTCAAGCGTTTCCGCGATCGCTTTGCTATTCCGCTCACCGATAAAGAGCTGGAAGAGGTCCCATACTACCGCCCATCTCCGGACAGCCCGGAAATGAAATATATGGCGGAGCGCCGCAAGGCCCTGGGTGGCCCGGTTCCCCGTCGCCCGGTTGAGTGCCCGAAACTGGAAGTTCCCGGTCTCGATGCGTTCAGCGCACTGACCAAAGGCTCCGGTGAGCGTGAGATCTCCACCACTATGGCATTTGTCCGCGCTATTGCCGCCCTGGTGAAAGACAAGAATATCGGCAAAAACATCGCGCCGATCGTTCCCGATGAAGCCCGTACCTTTGGTATGGAAGGCCTGTTCCGCCAGCTGGGTATCTATTCCTCCCAGGGGCAGCGCTACACCCCGGTGGATCACGGCCAGATCATGTATTACAAGGAAGATAAGAAAGGCCAGGTGCTGGAAGAGGGCATCAACGAAGCCGGTGCTATGTCCACCTGGATGGCGTTGGCCACGGCTTACAGCAACCACGGCGTGCCGATGGTGCCTTTCTATATCTACTACTCCATGTTCGGTTTCCAGCGTATCGGCGACCTGGCCTGGGCCGCTGGCGATATGCAGGCGCGCGGCTTCCTGATCGGTGCTACTGCTGGCCGTACCACTTTGAACGGTGAGGGTCTGCAGCACCAGGATGGCCACAGCCACGTACTGTCCTCCACAATCCCCAACTGCCGCAGCTACGACCCGGCTTACGGTTATGAGCTGGCGGTGGTTATGCAGCGCGGCTTGAAAGAGATGTACGAAGAGCAGAAGAACCTCTTCTACTACATCACTATCGAGAACGAAAACTACCTGCAGCCGGAAATGCCTCAGGGCGTGGAAGAGGGCATTATTCGTGGTATCTACAAGCTGCAGTCCAACGTCAAGAAAGGCGCCAAGGGCAAAGCGGCGAAGAAACATGTACAGCTGATTGGTGGCGGTACTATTTTGCGCGAAGTACTGGCAGCGGCGGATATCCTCGCCGACCAGTTCGGTGTGACCTCCGATGTCTGGAGCCTCACCTCCGCTGTGGAATCGGCCCGTGAAGGCCAGGATGTGGCGCGCTGGAATATGCTGCACCCGGAAGCCGAGCCGCGCAAAGCCTGGATCACCGAGCAGTTCGAAGGTAATACCTCTCCGGTTATCGCCTCCACCGACTACATCCGTTCCTATGTGGAGCCACTGCGCGAATTTATCGACGGTGAACTGACCACCCTGGGTACCGATGGTTTCGGCCGCAGTGACAGCCGCGAGCAGCTGCGTCGCTTCTTCGAAGTGGATCGCAACTACGTGGTAATTGCCGCACTGAATGGCTTGGCCAAGCAGGGCGTTATTGATGCGAAAGAGGTTGCGGAAGCAATCGTGAAGCTCAATATCGACGCTGAAAAAGTTAACCCGCGCATCAGCTAA